CGTGTCAATCACGATCGACGCAGAGGAAATGGACCGTCTGGAGCTGTCCCTCAAGCTGTTCGAGAAAGTGTTCAAGTCTGACGCGACGCTAGGTTGGGGCGGCTTTGGCCTGGTCATCCAGGCTTATTCCAAGCGAGCCTTGCCAGTACTCTGCTGGTTGACCAAGTTGTCGAAAGAGCAGGGCGACGAAATTCCGGTTCGCTTGGTTAAGGGGGCCTATTGGGATACCGAGATCAAAGTATGTCAACAACTGGGTCTGGATAACTATCCGGTTTTTACCCGAAAGGAGGCGACTGATACTTCCTACCTTGCGTGTCTGCGTTATCTCCTCAGCGACTACACTGAAGGCGCTCTTTATCCGCAGCTGGCGAGCCACAATGCCCACACGGTGGCATCCGTGATGGCAATGGCAAAGACCAAGGGGCGCAAGATCGAGGTTCAGCGGTTGCATGGGATGGGCAATGCGCTCTACAACGGTATCCTTCAGGAGGATGATATACCGGTGCGCATTTATGCGCCGGTAGGGGCGCACAAGGACCTCCTGCCCTATCTGGTTCGGCGCTTGCTGGAGAATGGCGCGAACTCCTCCTTTGTGCATCGACTGGTTGATGCGGCAACGCCTGTTGAAGCACTGGTTCAGAGCCCCGTGGAGGAGCTTCAGAAGCACGAGTCGCTCCCGAACGACCGCATTCCGCCGCCGACGGCAATCTATGGTGGAGAGCGCATTAACTCCAGAGGCGTGAACATTCACGTGGCGTCACACCTCGAACCGTTGCTGAGTCGTCTTGGTGAGTGGGAAAGGCACAGTTGGGCTGCCGGCCCGATCATAACCGGTAGCCGGCGCCAGGATGGCGAGCGGGTTCCGGTGTTTTCCCCTTATGACACGACTAAAGCGGTCGGATCGGTCATCCGGGCAAACGTACAGCATGCCGAGGAAGCCCTGAAAGCTGCCCATGCCGGGTTTAGATCATGGAACGAGCTTCCGGTGGTGGAACGTGCCCGGCCTCTCGAGCTGTATGCGGACCTGCTTGAGCAGAACATGGAAGAATTTATCTCCATGTGTTGCCGTGAAGCCGGGAAAACCATACAGGATGGCATCGATGAAGTGCGGGAAGCGGTCGATTTCTGCCGCTACTACGCTATTCAGGCGCGCGCCCGTTTCGGTGACGCCATTGCCCTTCCGGGTCCTACCGGAGAAAGCAACGAATTGTATATGGAAGGCAGAGGCGTTTTTCTTTGCATCAGTCCATGGAATTTTCCACTGGCCATCTTCACCGGTCAGATAATGGCTGCATTGGTGTCTGGCAACACCGTCATCGCCAAGCCGGCCGAACAAACCAGCCTCGTCGCTCATCGCAGTGTCGAGCTGATGATGGAAGCCGGCTTCCCGCCGGATGTCATTCAACTGTTACCCGGTGATGGCGCGACATTAGGCGGCAAACTGACCCCGGACCCCAGGATTGCCGGCATCGCCTTCACCGGATCTACTCACGTCGCCCTGCTTCTGAATCGTGCCCTGGCTCAGCGTGAGGGAGCCATTGTGCCCCTGATTGCGGAGACAGGTGGGCAGAATGCCATGATCGTGGACAGTAGCGCACTGCCGGAACAGGTTGTCCGTGATGTCCTGCAATCGGCATTTGCCAGCGCCGGCCAGCGCTGCTCGGCTCTCAGGGTGTTGTATGTTCAGAAAGAAGTGGCAGACCGTATAGAGACCCTTTTGGCGGGTGCCATGCAGGAACTGTCAGTGGGTAATCCGGAGCTTCACAGTACCGACATCGGGCCGGTGATTGATGGTGAAGCGCAGCAAGCTCTTCAGGAGCACCTTAACGGGCTGGAGCGGAACGCCCGATTTATTGCACGGGCTCAGGTGCCACCAGAATGCTGTGTCGGCCATTTTGTTGCTCCCTCAGCGTACGGGATTAACAGTATCCGGGAGCTGGAATCCGAGCACTTTGGCCCTGTTCTTCATGTCATTCGATACGAGGCCGAGGAACTGGACGACGTGATCGACGATATTAACGGGGCAGGTTTTGGCCTGACACTCGGGATTCACAGTCGTAGCGAGTCTACGGCCGCCTACATTGAGCAGAGAGTTAGGGTGGGCAACTGTTATATCAACCGGAACCAGATCGGGGCAGTTGTCGGCGTGCAGCCCTTCGGGGGTTGTGGTCTGTCGGGGACCGGTCCCAAAGCGGGTGGACCCCATTACTTGCAGCGTTTTGCAATAGAGCGTACACGCACAATCAACACGACTGCAGTGGGCGGCAACGCCTCACTTCTGTCGCTGGGCATTGAAAGAGTTTAGGAGTTAACAAAAAACGACAGAAGCGACATGGACGTTGCCATAAATGCTGGTGCAAGTGACCTTTGAGCGACCTTCACCTGAGCCGGGGTTGTCCCTCTCATCCTGTTTGCAGGGTGGAGAAGGAGAGCCGTTCCAAAGCCAATAACAACCAACCCAGATAGCGCACGGGGAGAAAACGAAAATGATAGGAAACAGTGTAGGGATAAGTATTACTTTCCTGGCCTACATACTGTTGATGCTTGGCATCGGCTATGTTGCCTGGAAGCGTACTTCAAACCTTTCCGATTACATCCTGGGCGGCCGTAGTCTTGGCCCCCTGCCATCTGCGATCAGTGCCGGTGCGTCCGACATGAGTGGTTGGCTCCTTCTGGGGCTTCCCGGTTATGCCTATGCAGCCGGTTACGAGGCCATCTGGATCGCCGTTGGCCTGTTGGCAGGTACCTGGCTTAACTGGCTATTTGTGGCGAGCCGTCTTCGGACATACTCACTGGCTGCAGGCGACTCGCTGACG
This Marinobacter salinus DNA region includes the following protein-coding sequences:
- the putA gene encoding bifunctional proline dehydrogenase/L-glutamate gamma-semialdehyde dehydrogenase PutA, encoding MFHASRVLEPAFQEQPRSFFWQGITACYAVDESRFLEELIPLAQSDAAEHRMVTETATKLIEKVREQDDSVHMIDALLQEYSLDTQEGILLMCLAEALMRIPDKYTADALIQDKMSVADWQKHVGRSESTLVNASTWGLLLTGRVVKMDRRLDGSPSSIWKRLVKRSGEPVIRSAMYKAMAIMGKQFVLGRDIDEALTNARDYREMGYTYSFDMLGEAAMTGDDAARYLKDYMRAIESVGTEAFAESRASRSSISIKLSALHPRYEATQEDRVLKELYRTVRDLVAFAREKNVSITIDAEEMDRLELSLKLFEKVFKSDATLGWGGFGLVIQAYSKRALPVLCWLTKLSKEQGDEIPVRLVKGAYWDTEIKVCQQLGLDNYPVFTRKEATDTSYLACLRYLLSDYTEGALYPQLASHNAHTVASVMAMAKTKGRKIEVQRLHGMGNALYNGILQEDDIPVRIYAPVGAHKDLLPYLVRRLLENGANSSFVHRLVDAATPVEALVQSPVEELQKHESLPNDRIPPPTAIYGGERINSRGVNIHVASHLEPLLSRLGEWERHSWAAGPIITGSRRQDGERVPVFSPYDTTKAVGSVIRANVQHAEEALKAAHAGFRSWNELPVVERARPLELYADLLEQNMEEFISMCCREAGKTIQDGIDEVREAVDFCRYYAIQARARFGDAIALPGPTGESNELYMEGRGVFLCISPWNFPLAIFTGQIMAALVSGNTVIAKPAEQTSLVAHRSVELMMEAGFPPDVIQLLPGDGATLGGKLTPDPRIAGIAFTGSTHVALLLNRALAQREGAIVPLIAETGGQNAMIVDSSALPEQVVRDVLQSAFASAGQRCSALRVLYVQKEVADRIETLLAGAMQELSVGNPELHSTDIGPVIDGEAQQALQEHLNGLERNARFIARAQVPPECCVGHFVAPSAYGINSIRELESEHFGPVLHVIRYEAEELDDVIDDINGAGFGLTLGIHSRSESTAAYIEQRVRVGNCYINRNQIGAVVGVQPFGGCGLSGTGPKAGGPHYLQRFAIERTRTINTTAVGGNASLLSLGIERV